DNA from Cystobacter fuscus DSM 2262:
GCCTGGCGCACACGAATCGTCTGACACCTTTGACAGCCACCTCGGGCAACATCCACCCGTGTGCCAATCGCTTCCTGCTGCGCACCTACCGCAAGGTGTATGAGTTCCGTGCCGCCCCGGGCGCGGCCTTCGAGACCGCCTTCGCCGCCCTCCCCGTCTCCCTGACGGACACCGTGGAAGGCCAGGGCGAGGCCATCGAGTACGACTCCACCGGGACGAGCTATTACACCAGGTGGGTGTGCATGCGCCCCACCCTTTGATGACACGCCGCCATCCTCCCAGCGGACGTAGCGCACCGTGGTGCGGCGGAACTCCTCTGAAAGTGCGATAGAAGCGGCCATTCGAACACCTGGGGAGGAAACAATGACCAAGACCGCCGACTTCCGCCGCCTGCATCAGTCCGGCATCCTGCTCCTGGCCAACGCCTGGGACGCCGGGAGCGCGCGCCTCGTCGAGAGCCTGGGCGGCAAGGCCGTCGCCACCACCAGCGCCGGGGTCGCCTGGGCCTGGGGCTACAAGGACGGCCACGCCCTGCCGCTGGAGCGCCTGCTGCAGACCGCCAGCGCCATCATCCGCGCCATCGAGGTGCCCCTGACCCTCGACATGGAGCGCGGCTTCGGCAACACGCCGGAGGAAGTGGCCGCCGCCGTGACCTCCGTCGCGCGCCTGGGCGTCGCGGGCCTCAACATCGAGGATGCCGACCTGCCGCCCGAACACCTCGTCGCCCGCATCAAAGCGATCCGCGCCGCCCTGAAGCGCGAAGGCCTCGACATCTTCATCAATGCCCGCACCGACGTCTATCTGCGCGGGCTTGCCCCCGAGGGCCAGCGCGCCGCCGAATGCATCCGCCGCGCCGGACTCTATGAGGAGGCGGGCGCCGACGGCATCTTCCCCGCGGGCATGACCGACATGGGGGATATCGCCGCCATGGTGAAGGGCACCCGCCTGCCGGTGAACATCATGGCCCGCCCTACCCTCGCCCCCGCCGCCGAACTGGAGAAGCTGGGCGTGCGGCGCATCACGGCGGGCAGCGCGATCTCCGAGGCCATGTACGCCCATGCGGCGCGGCTGGCGGGCGGTTTCCTGAAGGATGGGCTGTCGGCCCCGGTCACG
Protein-coding regions in this window:
- a CDS encoding isocitrate lyase/PEP mutase family protein gives rise to the protein MTKTADFRRLHQSGILLLANAWDAGSARLVESLGGKAVATTSAGVAWAWGYKDGHALPLERLLQTASAIIRAIEVPLTLDMERGFGNTPEEVAAAVTSVARLGVAGLNIEDADLPPEHLVARIKAIRAALKREGLDIFINARTDVYLRGLAPEGQRAAECIRRAGLYEEAGADGIFPAGMTDMGDIAAMVKGTRLPVNIMARPTLAPAAELEKLGVRRITAGSAISEAMYAHAARLAGGFLKDGLSAPVTAESMPYPQVNGLMKA